The proteins below come from a single Roseiflexus sp. RS-1 genomic window:
- a CDS encoding peptidoglycan D,D-transpeptidase FtsI family protein, translated as MPDRVRTIIAWIAGVLGIIVIGSGLFIPDANLWRLHLLTGLWLISLPVRRVMKNQGDISARTLRGLMLIAVLGFAAVGLHLVRYQVTQAEATRRAVASLTQPGAQQPTPVIAEPDPAERTSLGSGRTFPVAISPGVRGRILDRNGAVLAETVDGRRTYPNPEIGNLIGFQSRLYGTTGLEARFDAQLSGVATLSPTAILEARLLGLPVEQTPADLILTLDSRLQAAAQQALGERAGAVVLIDVPTGAILAMVTYPRFDPNQLVLPEPATQADVERVQAAWAELSTRSDAPLLNRATQGRYPPGSVIKTLTAAAALDSGVLGDPSATVTCPNLLPTEAGAPPVRNAVDNLFRRTGDPSDLVRVYAFSCNTAFAQIGLALGADRFLEYARRFGLQTTDTRSGTPDLRDIPAEIGTIANEAAFLQRPAALADTAFGQGQALVTPLDMAQLAASIANEGRLMRPYLVAEARTGDRIIYQAQPEMVRQVVSPETSRRMLDIMRTSVEIGYAQPIALPGVAVGAKTGTAETPRGVPHSWIMAVAPTDQPRYAIAVIVEYGGEGSRSALPVARQVLAAALEVTP; from the coding sequence ATGCCTGATCGGGTTCGCACCATCATAGCCTGGATCGCTGGCGTCCTGGGCATCATCGTGATCGGCAGCGGTCTGTTCATTCCCGACGCCAATCTCTGGCGGTTGCACCTCCTGACCGGACTCTGGTTGATCTCGCTGCCGGTACGCCGCGTGATGAAGAACCAGGGCGACATATCCGCTCGCACCCTGCGCGGACTGATGCTGATCGCGGTTCTCGGCTTTGCCGCCGTTGGGTTGCACCTGGTTCGCTATCAGGTGACGCAGGCGGAAGCAACCCGGCGCGCCGTGGCGTCGCTGACGCAGCCCGGTGCGCAACAACCAACTCCCGTCATCGCCGAGCCTGATCCTGCCGAACGCACCTCGTTGGGGAGCGGGCGTACATTCCCGGTGGCGATCAGTCCCGGCGTGCGTGGGCGCATCCTCGACCGCAACGGCGCCGTGCTTGCGGAAACGGTCGATGGACGGCGCACCTATCCCAACCCAGAGATCGGCAACCTGATCGGCTTCCAGAGCCGTCTCTACGGCACAACCGGGCTGGAAGCGCGCTTCGACGCGCAACTATCGGGCGTGGCTACCCTCTCGCCGACCGCCATTCTCGAAGCGCGCCTGTTGGGATTGCCGGTTGAGCAAACCCCCGCCGACCTGATCCTCACCCTGGATAGTCGCCTGCAAGCAGCGGCGCAGCAGGCCCTCGGCGAGCGCGCGGGCGCCGTGGTGCTGATCGACGTGCCAACCGGCGCGATCCTGGCGATGGTTACCTACCCGCGCTTCGATCCCAATCAGCTGGTGCTTCCCGAACCGGCGACACAGGCGGATGTTGAGCGGGTGCAGGCTGCATGGGCTGAATTGAGTACGCGTTCGGATGCCCCTTTGCTCAACCGGGCGACCCAGGGACGCTACCCGCCTGGATCGGTGATCAAAACGTTGACCGCCGCCGCTGCACTCGATAGCGGCGTGCTGGGGGACCCATCGGCGACCGTCACCTGCCCAAACCTGCTGCCGACCGAAGCGGGCGCGCCGCCGGTGCGCAATGCCGTGGACAATCTCTTCCGGCGCACCGGTGACCCCTCCGATCTGGTGCGCGTCTACGCCTTCTCGTGCAATACCGCATTCGCGCAGATCGGGCTGGCGCTGGGCGCCGACCGCTTCCTTGAGTATGCACGCCGTTTCGGGTTGCAGACGACCGACACGCGCTCAGGGACCCCCGATCTCCGTGATATTCCGGCAGAAATTGGCACAATTGCGAATGAAGCGGCGTTTTTGCAACGTCCTGCGGCACTGGCGGACACCGCATTCGGTCAGGGGCAGGCGCTCGTCACCCCGCTCGACATGGCGCAACTCGCAGCCTCGATTGCAAACGAAGGACGCCTGATGCGTCCGTACCTGGTCGCGGAGGCGCGCACCGGCGACCGCATCATCTATCAGGCGCAACCGGAGATGGTGCGCCAGGTCGTTTCGCCGGAAACCTCCCGGCGCATGCTCGACATCATGCGCACATCGGTCGAAATCGGGTATGCGCAGCCGATTGCGCTGCCGGGAGTTGCTGTTGGCGCAAAGACCGGCACTGCCGAAACACCGCGCGGCGTGCCGCACTCCTGGATCATGGCGGTTGCGCCGACGGATCAACCACGATATGCGATTGCCGTCATTGTGGAATACGGCGGCGAGGGGAGCCGGTCGGCGTTGCCGGTGGCGCGCCAGGTGCTGGCTGCGGCATTGGAGGTGACGCCGTGA
- a CDS encoding HEPN domain-containing protein — protein MTDAKAQLVRGWLTKAQHDLASARVLAANAPPLLDTAIYHCQQAAEKAVKGYLVFCDQEFERVHDIEMLIRAAMSCAPEFVDWIDAGIELTPYARIYRYPGHATEPSREQFDQALSAAEGLYRFVVSLLPPEMRLE, from the coding sequence ATGACCGACGCCAAAGCTCAACTCGTGCGGGGTTGGCTCACCAAAGCGCAGCATGACCTGGCTTCGGCGCGTGTCCTGGCAGCGAATGCCCCGCCTTTGCTGGACACCGCGATTTATCACTGTCAGCAAGCAGCGGAGAAAGCTGTCAAAGGCTATCTGGTTTTCTGTGACCAGGAGTTTGAGCGTGTCCATGACATCGAAATGTTGATACGGGCTGCGATGTCGTGTGCTCCTGAGTTTGTAGATTGGATTGACGCGGGAATAGAATTGACGCCGTATGCTCGCATCTATCGTTACCCTGGACACGCCACAGAGCCAAGCCGAGAGCAGTTTGACCAGGCGCTGTCAGCGGCAGAGGGGCTGTACAGGTTTGTCGTTTCGTTGTTGCCGCCAGAAATGCGACTTGAATGA